The Pseudochaenichthys georgianus chromosome 8, fPseGeo1.2, whole genome shotgun sequence genome has a segment encoding these proteins:
- the emp2 gene encoding epithelial membrane protein 2 — translation MLIILAFIILFHLAAAILLFVATIHNAWWVVLQAGRDVIYADLWYSCNSTCFPVENSHTVDAAYLQTIQATMILATILCCVSFFVFILQLFKLQQGERFLFTAIIQLLAALCVMIAASVYTAQKNSFHLANLREGTYGSSYILAWISFPMSLMSGLMYLVLRKRK, via the exons ATGTTGATCATCTTAGCCTTCATCATCCTCTTCCATTTGGCTGCAGCCATCCTCCTCTTTGTTGCAACCATTCACAAT GCATGGTGGGTGGTGTTGCAGGCTGGCCGGGATGTGATCTACGCTGACCTGTGGTACTCCTGTAACTCCACCTGCTTTCCTGTGGAGAACAGCCATACTGTTGATGCAG CATATCTGCAGACCATCCAGGCTACTATGATCCTTGCCACCATTTTATGTTGTGTCAGCTTCTTCGTCTTCATCCTTCAGCTCTTCAAGCTCCAACAGGGAGAGAGATTCCTTTTCACCGCTATCATCCAGCTATTGGCCG CTCTATGTGTGATGATCGCAGCGTCTGTCTACACGGCTCAGAAGAACAGTTTCCACTTGGCCAATCTCCGGGAAGGCACCTACGGCTCTTCCTACATCCTGGCCTGGATCAGCTTCCCGATGAGTCTCATGAGCGGCCTCATGTACCTGGTGCTCAGGAAGCGCAAATAG